One genomic segment of Pseudonocardia sp. T1-2H includes these proteins:
- a CDS encoding NAD(+)/NADH kinase, with protein MDDPAGPRLALVLHPHRDLREVVAHLVRWAEAHGVELVVGAQDALRVDGGVLPVPADELADGATAVVSLGGDGTLLGALRLVADTPVPVLGVQLGHLGFLAEVQPNELDTALDRVLAGDFVVEPHSALRIETGTQHLVAFNDLALVRHPGHGSVDATLAVNGLRHGYYRCDALVVATAAGSSAYSYAAGGPLVSPSVGGVVVTPSAPMSGISRALVLGESDVLRLELNPRCGTLALEADGVGSGDVGPGTVLDLTVQPDAGQVIRLNPAVHHQRSRVKLSLLDLPLLPEQLRELLPPDLRKRFDTAADDGA; from the coding sequence ATGGACGATCCCGCCGGCCCCCGCCTGGCCCTGGTCCTGCATCCGCACCGCGACCTCCGGGAGGTCGTCGCCCACCTCGTGCGCTGGGCGGAGGCGCACGGCGTCGAGCTGGTCGTCGGGGCGCAGGACGCCCTGCGCGTCGACGGCGGGGTGCTCCCGGTCCCGGCGGACGAGCTCGCCGACGGCGCCACCGCGGTCGTGAGCCTCGGGGGCGACGGCACCCTGCTGGGCGCGCTGCGGCTCGTCGCGGACACACCCGTCCCGGTGCTCGGCGTGCAGCTCGGGCACCTGGGTTTCCTCGCGGAGGTGCAGCCGAACGAGCTGGACACCGCGCTCGACCGGGTCCTCGCCGGGGACTTCGTCGTCGAACCGCACAGTGCGTTGCGGATCGAGACCGGCACGCAGCACCTCGTCGCGTTCAACGACCTCGCGCTGGTGCGCCACCCGGGCCACGGGAGCGTGGACGCCACGCTCGCGGTCAACGGCCTGCGCCACGGCTACTACCGGTGCGACGCGCTGGTCGTCGCGACGGCGGCGGGCTCGTCGGCCTACAGCTACGCGGCGGGCGGCCCGCTCGTCTCGCCGTCCGTGGGCGGGGTCGTGGTGACGCCGTCCGCGCCGATGTCCGGGATCTCCCGGGCGCTCGTCCTCGGCGAGTCCGACGTGCTGCGCCTGGAGCTGAACCCGCGGTGCGGGACGCTCGCCCTGGAGGCGGACGGCGTCGGGAGCGGTGACGTCGGGCCCGGGACCGTGCTGGACCTGACCGTGCAGCCGGACGCGGGCCAGGTCATCCGGCTGAACCCGGCCGTGCACCACCAGCGGAGCCGGGTGAAGCTCAGCCTACTGGACCTGCCGCTGCTCCCGGAGCAGCTCCGCGAGCTGCTGCCGCCGGACCTGCGGAAACGCTTCGACACGGCGGCCGACGACGGGGCGTGA
- a CDS encoding dipeptidase, with amino-acid sequence MTGSELLRATPLVDGHNDLPWALRELDGPAPDLAAGDPRLHTDLPRLRAGGVGAQFWSVYVPPSFAGDRAVTAVVEQVERVYELAERYPADLRVVTTATEAEAAFTDGWIGSLLGAEGGHSINGSLGVLRALRRLGVRYMTLTHNLNTEWADSATDEPVHGGLSDFGREVVAEMNRIGMIVDLSHVADTTMRDALETTSAPVLFTHSSARAVTDNPRNVPDDVLAALPGNGGVCMVTFVPRFVSRRVAEWDDRLAEAMAAAGEDHRNLRARDAFAARWTGPVMPGATIDDVVAHLEHVREVAGIDHVGIGGDYDGVPELPAGLEDVSGYPRLFDALLDRGWSAEDCGKLAGRNALRVLHAADAARA; translated from the coding sequence ATCACCGGCTCCGAACTCCTCCGCGCCACCCCGCTCGTCGACGGGCACAACGACCTTCCGTGGGCCCTGCGCGAGCTCGACGGTCCGGCGCCGGACCTGGCCGCGGGGGACCCGCGGCTGCACACCGACCTGCCCCGGCTGCGGGCCGGCGGGGTCGGCGCGCAGTTCTGGTCGGTGTACGTGCCGCCGTCGTTCGCCGGGGACCGCGCGGTGACGGCCGTGGTCGAGCAGGTGGAGCGGGTCTACGAGCTGGCCGAGCGCTACCCCGCGGACCTGCGGGTCGTCACCACCGCGACCGAGGCCGAGGCCGCGTTCACCGACGGCTGGATCGGCTCGCTGCTCGGCGCCGAGGGCGGGCACAGCATCAACGGGTCGCTCGGGGTCCTCCGGGCGCTGCGCCGGCTCGGGGTCCGGTACATGACGCTGACGCACAACCTCAACACCGAGTGGGCGGACTCCGCGACGGACGAGCCCGTCCACGGCGGGCTGAGCGACTTCGGCCGCGAGGTCGTCGCCGAGATGAACCGGATCGGCATGATCGTCGACCTCTCGCACGTCGCCGACACGACCATGCGGGACGCGCTCGAGACGACGTCCGCGCCGGTGCTCTTCACGCACTCCTCGGCCCGCGCGGTCACGGACAACCCGCGCAACGTGCCGGACGACGTCCTCGCCGCCCTGCCCGGCAACGGCGGGGTCTGCATGGTGACGTTCGTGCCGCGCTTCGTCTCCCGTCGTGTCGCGGAGTGGGACGACCGGCTGGCCGAGGCGATGGCCGCGGCCGGGGAGGACCACCGCAACCTGCGGGCCCGGGACGCCTTCGCCGCGCGCTGGACCGGGCCGGTGATGCCGGGAGCGACGATCGACGACGTCGTCGCGCACCTCGAGCACGTCCGCGAGGTCGCGGGGATCGACCACGTCGGGATCGGCGGGGACTACGACGGCGTGCCCGAGCTGCCCGCCGGGCTCGAGGACGTCAGCGGCTACCCGCGGCTGTTCGACGCGCTGCTGGACAGGGGCTGGAGCGCCGAGGACTGCGGGAAGCTCGCGGGCCGCAACGCCCTGCGGGTCCTGCACGCGGCTGACGCCGCCCGTGCGTGA
- a CDS encoding DUF309 domain-containing protein, protein MSADPVRDQRRDRDPEGRARNARPRDASGRPLPYGESGVERVPEDLVLSPGDAVTEAQRLLDEGLPFQAHEVLEAAWKASDPATRQLWRALAQLAVGLTHAQRGNSRGAVSLLERGADGIARWVGDAPAGLDLPGLQRHGFALAERIERSGTGSLTAADLAPALRARAR, encoded by the coding sequence ATGTCCGCCGATCCCGTACGCGACCAAAGGCGCGATCGGGACCCCGAGGGTCGCGCCCGCAACGCCCGACCGCGGGACGCCAGCGGGCGGCCGCTGCCCTACGGCGAGTCCGGTGTCGAACGTGTCCCCGAGGACCTGGTGCTCAGCCCGGGCGACGCGGTCACCGAGGCCCAGCGGCTGCTCGACGAGGGCCTCCCGTTCCAGGCCCACGAGGTCCTGGAGGCCGCGTGGAAGGCGTCCGACCCGGCCACCCGGCAGCTGTGGCGCGCTCTCGCGCAGCTCGCCGTCGGCCTCACGCACGCCCAGCGCGGCAACAGCAGGGGCGCGGTGTCCCTGCTGGAACGGGGTGCGGACGGCATCGCCCGCTGGGTCGGTGACGCCCCTGCGGGCCTCGACCTCCCCGGCCTCCAGCGGCACGGCTTCGCGCTGGCCGAGCGGATCGAGCGTTCCGGCACCGGGTCTCTCACGGCCGCGGACCTGGCACCCGCGCTCCGCGCTCGTGCGCGGTAG
- a CDS encoding TIGR03854 family LLM class F420-dependent oxidoreductase, translating into MKVRIGIGSLPTESGRAAVGPGFDELVDALEERDVDSLWLPDLVSTDAVDALVGLAYAAGRTRTLKIGTGVLVLPGRNPVLVASQLASLAALAPKRILPAFGVRPARGRERQLYPVPDGQRAAVFEEALVVVRRLLDEPRVTHHGTFFHLDDASVGPRPPGRLDLWLGGRAPVGLDRIGRLADGWLGSFVTPDEAADCRSRIERAAATAGREIEEDHYGTNLAVVPPEATEEQVAAALAGSLDRRPDMDPEQLVVRGWEQARKRIGQYVDAGLSKFVVRPATPVASWRGFLDQFVEELQVLEN; encoded by the coding sequence GTGAAGGTCCGGATCGGTATCGGGTCGCTCCCCACGGAATCCGGCCGGGCGGCCGTCGGCCCGGGGTTCGACGAGCTCGTCGACGCCCTCGAGGAACGGGACGTCGACTCGCTCTGGCTCCCCGACCTCGTCTCCACCGACGCGGTCGACGCCCTGGTCGGGCTGGCCTACGCCGCCGGCCGTACGCGCACGCTCAAGATCGGTACCGGCGTCCTGGTGCTGCCGGGCCGCAACCCGGTGCTCGTCGCGTCCCAGCTCGCCTCGCTCGCCGCGCTCGCCCCGAAGCGGATCCTCCCGGCGTTCGGCGTCCGGCCGGCCCGCGGCCGGGAGCGGCAGCTCTACCCCGTGCCGGACGGGCAGCGCGCCGCGGTGTTCGAGGAGGCCCTGGTCGTCGTCCGGCGGCTGCTCGACGAGCCGCGGGTCACCCACCACGGCACCTTCTTCCACCTCGACGACGCCTCGGTCGGCCCGCGTCCCCCCGGCCGGCTCGACCTCTGGCTCGGCGGACGCGCCCCGGTCGGCCTGGACCGCATCGGCCGGCTCGCCGACGGCTGGCTCGGCAGCTTCGTGACACCCGACGAGGCGGCGGACTGCCGCAGCCGGATCGAGCGGGCCGCCGCGACGGCGGGCCGGGAGATCGAGGAGGACCACTACGGCACCAACCTGGCCGTCGTCCCGCCGGAGGCGACGGAGGAGCAGGTCGCCGCGGCGCTCGCCGGGTCGCTGGACCGGCGGCCGGACATGGACCCGGAGCAGCTCGTCGTCCGCGGCTGGGAGCAGGCGCGGAAACGGATCGGGCAGTACGTCGACGCGGGGTTGTCGAAGTTCGTGGTCCGCCCGGCGACGCCGGTCGCGTCCTGGCGCGGGTTCCTGGACCAGTTCGTCGAGGAGCTTCAGGTCCTCGAGAACTGA
- the tatA gene encoding Sec-independent protein translocase subunit TatA produces MGELSAWHWLIVIGVFVLLFGAKRLPDAARSLGRSTRILKAELRADAPEPAPVTPPASAPADREQAGAGDHPEHRPAPGQQETRTVTPHPE; encoded by the coding sequence ATGGGTGAGCTGAGCGCGTGGCACTGGCTGATCGTGATCGGGGTGTTCGTGCTGCTGTTCGGGGCGAAACGACTGCCCGACGCCGCGCGCAGCCTCGGCCGCTCCACCCGCATTCTGAAGGCGGAGCTGCGCGCGGATGCGCCGGAACCCGCACCGGTGACCCCGCCCGCCTCCGCTCCCGCCGACCGGGAGCAGGCCGGGGCCGGCGACCATCCCGAGCACCGGCCCGCCCCTGGTCAGCAGGAGACCAGGACGGTGACTCCTCACCCGGAGTGA